In the Phaseolus vulgaris cultivar G19833 chromosome 7, P. vulgaris v2.0, whole genome shotgun sequence genome, one interval contains:
- the LOC137828513 gene encoding uncharacterized protein has product MLTFDQFKNKNTLIGLGLGQFLSLLITSTGFTSSELPKKGINAPTSQSFLNYVFLAIVYGSILVYRREALKAKWYYYILLGLVDVEANFLVVKAYQYTSLTSVMLLDCWSIPCVMLFTWIFLKTRYRFIKITGVLVCLAGLVLVVFSDVHAGDRAGGSNPRTGDLLVIAGATLYAVSNVSEEFLVKNADRVELMAMLGVFGGIISAIQISILERNELKSIHWSAEAALPFFGFAVAMFMFYSLVPVLLKINGSTMLNLSLLTSDMWAVLIRIFAYHEKVDWMYYVAFGAVVVGLIIYSGGDTNENQDHLHVAEDANQRQHDEEATTSGKS; this is encoded by the exons ATGCTTACTTTCGACCAATTCAAGAACAAAAACACGTTAATAGGTCTTGGGTTGGGACAGTTTCTCTCTCTTCTGATCACTTCCACTGGTTTCACCTCTTCTGAATTGCCCAAAAAAG GGATTAATGCACCAACTTCACAGTCGTTTTTGAACTACGTGTTTTTGGCAATTGTCTACGGGAGCATTCTTGTGTACAGAAGGGAAGCACTTAAG GCAAAATGGTATTATTACATACTTCTTGGCTTGGTTGATGTTGAAGCAAATTTTCTTG TTGTGAAGGCGTATCAATACACATCACTAACAAGTGTGATGCTGCTTGACTGCTGGTCCATCCCATGCGTCATGCTTTTTACGTGGATTTTCTTGAAAACAAGATATAGATTCATAAAGATAACCGGCGTACTTGTTTGCCTTGCTGGCCTTGTCCTGGTTGTATTTTCAGATGTCCATGCAGGCGATCGAGCAG GTGGAAGCAACCCTCGTACAGGGGATCTTCTTGTTATTGCTGGTGCTACACTGTATGCTGTCAGCAACGTCAGTGAG GAGTTTCTAGTGAAAAATGCTGATAGAGTTGAGTTGATGGCAATGTTGGGTGTCTTTGGTGGCATTATCAGTGCCATTCAAAT AAGCATACTTGAGCGCAATGAGCTCAAATCTATTCACTGGTCAGCTGAGGCA GCGCTTCCTTTTTTCGGATTTGCGGTGGCTATGTTTATGTTTTACTCTTTAGTCCCTGTCCTACTTAAG ATCAATGGTTCCACTATGTTAAATTTGTCTCTATTAACCTCCGACATGTGGGCTGTCTTAATTCGCATTTTCGCTTACCATGAGAAG GTTGATTGGATGTACTATGTGGCCTTTGGTGCTGTTGTTGTTGGTCTTATTATCTATTCTGG TGGTGACACAAATGAGAATCAAGACCATCTTCATGTTGCTGAAGATGCCAATCAAAGACAACATGATGAAGAAGCTACTACTTCAGGTAAATCATAA
- the LOC137828515 gene encoding zinc finger CCCH domain-containing protein 14-like translates to MDHRKRGRSEATFNVNGGAKKFRPETDSFPTGLGSKSKPCTKFFSTSGCPFGEGCHFLHYVPGGFKAVSQLINVGSDPAIPHAGRNPILPSFPDGSSPPVVKTRLCNKFNTAEGCKFGDKCHFAHGEWELGRPTAPSYEDPRVMGQMPNSRIGGRGEPPFPGHGAAASFGASATAKISINASLAGAVIGKSGVNSKQICRVTGAKLAVRDHDTDSNLRNIELEGSLDQIKQASAMVHELILNISAASGPPIKSFSTQNSAPTSNFKTKLCGNFTKGSCTFGERCHFAHGTDDLRKTGM, encoded by the exons ATGGATCATCGCAAGAGGGGGAGGTCTGAAGCTACCTTCAATGTCAATGGCGGCGCCAAGAAATTCAGGCCAG AAACGGACTCCTTTCCAACTGGTTTAGGAAGCAAATCGAAGCCATGCACAAAGTTTTTCAG CACCTCTGGCTGTCCATTCGGTGAAGGATGTCATTTCCTGCATTACGTTCCCGGTGGCTTCAAAGCAGTCTCTCAGTTGATCAATGTTGGTAGCGATCCTGCCATCCCTCATGCTGGTAGAAATCCTATTCTACCATCCTTCCCTGACGGGTCTTCTCCTCCAGTTGTTAAGACCCGATTGTGCAACAAGTTTAATACGGCTGAGGGTTGCAAATTTGGTGACAAATGTCACTTTGCCCATGGTGAGTGGGAGCTCGGCAGGCCCACGGCACCATCATATGAAGATCCCCGAGTTATGGGACAAATGCCAAACAGCAGGATAGGTGGACGTGGCGAGCCCCCATTTCCAGGTCACGGTGCAGCCGCCAGCTTTGGAGCCTCTGCCACTGCAAAAATCAGTATCAATGCTTCACTAGCTGGAGCAGTGATTGGAAAAAGTGGTGTGAACTCAAAGCAAATTTGTCGTGTAACAGGAGCTAAACTTGCCGTAAGGGATCATGACACGGATTCTAACCTCAGAAACATCGAGCTTGAAGGTAGTCTCGATCAGATAAAGCAAGCCAGTGCCATGGTACACgaacttattttaaatattagtgCTGCCTCTGGGCCTCCAATTAAAAGCTTTTCTACACAGAATTCTGCCCCCACAAGCAACTTCAAGACCAAGCTCTGCGGAAACTTCACTAAAGGTTCCTGCACTTTTGGGGAAAGGTGTCACTTCGCACATGGAACTGATGATTTGCGCAAGACTGGAATGTGA